A part of Carcharodon carcharias isolate sCarCar2 chromosome 6, sCarCar2.pri, whole genome shotgun sequence genomic DNA contains:
- the LOC121279218 gene encoding epidermal retinol dehydrogenase 2-like, giving the protein MNFLLESLLTPFLSLYYILEALVLLVVPVRRKNVSGEIMLVTGAGSGIGRLVALEFARRHATLVLWDINEEGNKETARQAQESGASRVYTYTCDCSKRTSVYEVADKVKREVGDVSILINNAGIVTGKNFIDSPDTMLEKTMEVNSLAHFWTYKAFLPAMIASNHGHLVSIASSAGLFPVNGLADYCSSKFAAVGFAESVALELLVAGKNGVKTTIVCPFFVRTGMFDGCKTKWPHLLPALDPNYVAKKIMDAILREQILLIMPRSMYFQFAVKNLLPTKLGILLRNYFGVFGIMENFRGRVKKD; this is encoded by the exons ATGAATTTCCTTCTGGAGTCGCTTCTCACACCGTTCCTGTCGCTGTATTACATTCTGGAAGCTCTGGTGCTGCTGGTAGTGCCGGTGCGGAGGAAGAATGTGAGCGGGGAGATAATGCTGGTGACCGGGGCTGGCAGCGGCATCGGACGGCTCGTGGCGCTCGAGTTCGCCCGTCGACACGCCACGCTCGTGCTCTGGGACATCAATGAGGAAGGCAACAAGGAGACTGCCCGGCAGGCCCAAGAGAGCGGAGCTTCCCGGGTCTACACCTACACGTGTGATTGCAGCAAGAGGACTTCTGTCTATGAAGTAGCGGACAAG GTGAAAAGAGAGGTTGGAGATGTCAGCATTCTGATAAACAACGCAGGTATTGTCACAGGAAAGAACTTCATTGATTCACCAGATACCATGCTGGAGAAAACCATGGAAGTGAACAGTCTTGCACATTTTTGG ACCTATAAAGCCTTCCTGCCTGCAATGATTGCCAGCAACCATGGCCATCTGGTTAGTATTGCCAGTTCAGCAGGACTGTTTCCAGTCAATGGATTGGCAG ATTATTGTTCAAGCAAGTTTGCAGCAGTTGGCTTTGCTGAGTCTGTTGCACTAGAATTGCTTGTTGCAGGGAAAAATGGTGTCAAGACTACCATCGTTTGCCCATTCTTTGTACGCACCGGCATGTTTGATGGCTGTAAAACCAA GTGGCCACATCTTCTTCCCGCTTTAGATCCAAATTATGTTGCCAAAAAGATTATGGATGCCATTTTACGGGAACAAATTCTTCTTATAATGCCACGAAGCATGTATTTTCAGTTTGCTGTGAAAAA